In Felis catus isolate Fca126 chromosome C2, F.catus_Fca126_mat1.0, whole genome shotgun sequence, a single window of DNA contains:
- the TNFSF10 gene encoding tumor necrosis factor ligand superfamily member 10 (The RefSeq protein has 2 substitutions, 1 non-frameshifting indel compared to this genomic sequence) produces MQAPAGPSPGQTCVLILIFTVLLQSLCVAVTYMYFTSELRQMQDKYSQSGIACFLKEDDIPWDPNDEESMNTPCWQVKWQLRQFVRKILRTYEETIPTVPEKQLNIPYLVRERGPQRVAAHITGTSRRRSTFPVPSSKNEKALGQKINSWESSRKGHSFLNNLHLRNGELVIHQRGFYYIYSQTYFRFQEPEEIPTGQNRKRNKQMVQYIYKHTSYPDPILLMKSARNSCWSKDSEYGLYSIYQGGIFELKENDRIFVSVSNEQLIDMDQEASFFGAFLIG; encoded by the exons ATGCAGGCCCCGGCGGGCCCCAGTCCCGGGCAGACCTGCGTGCTGATCCTGATCTTCACTGTGCTCCTGCAGTCCCTCTGCGTGGCCGTGACTTACATGTACTTCACCAGTGAACTGAGGCAG ATGCAGGACAAATACTCCCAAAGTGGCATTGCTTGTTTCTTAAAGGAAGACGATATCCCTTGGGACCCCAATGATGAAGAGAGTATGAACACCCCGTGCTGGCAAGTGAAATGGCAGCTCCGTCAGTTTGTTAGAAAG ATTTTGAGAACCTATGAGGAAACCATTCCTACAGTTCCAG aaaagcaGCTAAATATTCCTTACCTAGTAAGAGAAAGAGGTCCTCAGAGAGTAGCAGCTCACATAACTGGAACCAGTCGGAGAAGAAGCACATTCCCAGTTCCAA gctccaagaATGAAAAAGCTTTGGGTCAGAAAATAAACTCCTGGGAGTCATCAAGAAAAGGACATTCATTCTTGAATAATTTGCACTTGAGGAATGGTGAGCTGGTTATTCATCAGAGGGGGTTTTATTACATCTATTCCCAAACATACTTTAGATTTCAGGAACCTGAGgagacagaacagaacagaaagagaaacaaacaaatggtACAATATATCTACAAATACACAAGTTATCCTGACCCGATACTGCTAATGAAAAGTGCTAGAAATAGTTGTTGGTCTAAGGATTCAGAATATGGACTCTATTCCATCTATCAAGGTGGGATATTTGAGCTGAAGGAAAATGACAGAATTTTTGTCTCTGTAAGTAATGAGCAATTGATTGACATGGACCAAGAAGCCAGTTTTTTTGGGGCCTTTTTAATTGGCTAA